A stretch of the Dioscorea cayenensis subsp. rotundata cultivar TDr96_F1 chromosome 4, TDr96_F1_v2_PseudoChromosome.rev07_lg8_w22 25.fasta, whole genome shotgun sequence genome encodes the following:
- the LOC120259577 gene encoding uncharacterized protein LOC120259577, with protein MAASLNWLPLLSGPNPNPNSRSPLLWIPSCRRPPFVSAMAVARSDSLPSSAHSLSRHSALVLQLAASSAFLFFGLRAHACPLGSLPITPPTVTVSPDAKVDASENHASEGSDLAAQKFENEEFKTAFENFKAKTYALTVPLRIVALRGSMPPSWIKDFIQLQGRRLKFTCEFRANLESIFSDLSAAVKKGSLDNKSAMSADIVSIGDSWLSSAITGALIEPIQHVEEQDWFKSLGGKWKSYLRRNNEGELDSEGYIWGAPYRWGSIVIAYKKSKFIKNNLNAIEDWGDLWRPELAGKISMVASPREVVGAVLKYMGASYNTKDLDSVVGGRKAAMHNLIMLQRQVRLFDDMHYLKAFGAGDVWVTVGWSSDVIPAAQRMSNVAVVVPKSGASLWADLWAIPSATKFSTDRLGGRVRGPSPLIHQWFEFCLQTARGLPFQQEVIPGASPSFIEQISDGKLDDSTDRRPKLDTNLINGVPPPEILAKCEFLEPLPKKTLEDYQWLMANLQKPGYGWIQEFPKRVSWVIAKLTSNGS; from the exons ATGGCGGCATCGCTCAACTGGCTGCCTCTTCTCTCCggtccaaaccctaaccctaactctaGATCTCCGCTCTTATGGATTCCCAGCTGTCGTCGACCTCCGTTCGTATCGGCAATGGCCGTCGCTCGATCGGACTCGTTGCCCTCATCTGCCCATTCCCTGAGCCGCCACTCGGCGCTGGTCCTCCAGCTGGCCGCTTCGTCCGCTTTCCTCTTCTTCGGCTTGCGTGCCCACGCTTGCCCACTCGGATCCCTACCGATAACCCCGCCCACTGTTACTGTCTCCCCAG ATGCTAAAGTTGATGCCTCAGAGAATCATGCTTCAGAGGGTTCTGATTTGGCGGCTCAAAAGTTTGAGAATGAAGAGTTCAAGACTGCGTTTGAGAATTTCAAAGCAAAGACTTATGCTCTTACTGTGCCCCTTAGAATTGTGGCCCTAAGGGGTTCCATGCCTCCCTCATGGATAAAG GATTTCATTCAATTGCAAGGAAGGAGATTGAAGTTTACTTGTGAATTTCGTGCAAATCTGGAGTCAATCTTCTCTGACTTGTCGGCAGCAGTAAAGAAAGGTTCTTTAGACAACAAGTCTGCCATGTCTGCTGATATTGTTTCTATTGGTGACTCATGGCTTAGTTCTGCCATAACTGGTGCGCTCATTGAACCCATACAACATGTAGAAGAACAAGATTGGTTTAAAAGTCTTGGTGGAAAATGGAAG TCGTATTTACGCAGGAATAATGAAGGAGAGTTAGATTCTGAGGGTTATATATGGGGAGCTCCTTATCGGTGGGGAAGCATTGTTATAGCTTACAAGAAAAGCAAATTTATAAAGAATAATTTGAATGCTATTGAG GACTGGGGGGATCTGTGGAGACCGGAACTTGCAGGAAAGATTTCAATGGTGGCTTCTCCTAGGGAAGTTGTTGGTGCAGTTTTGAAGTACATGGGGGCATCATACAACACAAAGGACCTTGATTCTGTTGTTGGTGGGAGGAAAGCTGCCATGCACAATCTGATAATGCTTCAGAGGCAG GTTCGATTATTTGATGACATGCATTACCTTAAGGCATTTGGTGCAGGAGATGTTTGGGTCACTGTTGGTTGGAGCAGTGATGTTATTCCTGCCGCCCAACGAATGTCAAACGTTGCTGTTGTTGTTCCAAAGTCTGGAGCTAGTCTGTGGGCAGATCTGTGG GCGATACCTTCCGCCACCAAATTTAGTACTGATCGTCTTGGTGGCCGAGTAAGGGGTCCATCTCCACTTATCCATCAATGGTTTGAATTCTGCTTGCAAACTGCAAGGGGGCTGCCCTTCCAGCAAGAAGTTATCCCAGGAGCATCACCTTCATTTATTGAACAAATTTCGGATGGAAAGCTTGATGATTCCACTGACCGGAGACCCAAACTAGATACAAATCTCATTAATGGCGTACCACCCCCAGAAATCCTCGCAAAATGTGAGTTTTTGGAGCCTCTGCCAAAGAAGACATTGGAAGATTATCAATGGCTAATGGCCAATCTGCAGAAACCGGGGTATGGTTGGATCCAAGAATTTCCAAAACGTGTATCTTGGGTGATTGCTAAACTTACATCCAATGGATCTTAG
- the LOC120259209 gene encoding SH3 domain-containing protein 2-like gives MEVIRKQASKLKEQVAKQQQAVIKQFSGRFGHDSVVADGAELSCYQKLQTLFDSTKAAKHFQRDIVRGVESFISVSAKQMGIVTKLAEDCCKYGSEYQNYGFALPKASLEFGTSHKLMEKEREQLLRMFGDQVFQPLRTMIMSAPLEDARHLTYHYERIRQEVEAQAAEVMRRQSKASEVGANADSMNKLQNAESKLSELRTTLSALGKEATAAMVSVETQQQKITYEKLLAVVDAERAYHHHVADILDKLHDEMVSLKCHPDPTSESPVVMTSDSALIEKQDTKATQPVDLPSKWS, from the exons ATGGAGGTGATCCGGAAGCAGGCAAGCAAACTCAAGGAGCAAGTAGCTAAGCAGCAGCAG GCAGTTATCAAGCAATTCAGCGGACGCTTTGGCCATGATTCTGTTGTTGCTGATGGAGCAGAACTCTCTTGCTATCAGAAACTTCAAACTCTTTTTGACTCTACAAAAGCAGCAAAG CATTTTCAACGGGATATCGTAAGAGGTGTCGAAAGTTTTATCTCCGTCAGTGCAAAGCAGATGGGAATAG TAACAAAACTAGCTGAAGATTGTTGCAAGTATGGTAGCGAATACCAAAATTATGGTTTTGCTCTGCCTAAGGCTTCTTTGGAATTTGGTACTTCCCACAAGTTGATGGAAAAAGAGAGGGAACAGTTGCTCAGAATGTTCGGAGATCAg GTTTTTCAGCCATTAAGGACAATGATAATGAGTGCCCCTTTAGAGGATGCTCGCCATTTGACTTACCATTATGAAAGAATCAGACAGGAGGTAGAGGCCCAG GCGGCTGAAGTTATGAGACGCCAATCAAAGGCCAGTGAAGTAGGTGCCAATGCAGACAGCATGAATAAACTTCAAAATGCCGAATCGAAATTGTCTGAACTCAGAACCACTCTGTCTGCTTTGGGAAAAGAAGCAACTGCTGCTATGGTTTCAGTGGAGACTCAGCAACAAAAAATTACTTATGAAAAGCTTCTTGCAGTG gttgatgctgAAAGAGCTTACCATCATCATGTCGCAGATATATTGGACAAGCTCCATGATGAG ATGGTCTCATTAAAATGTCATCCTGACCCCACCTCAGAATCACCAGTTGTTATGACTAGCGATAGTGCTCTCATTGAAAAACAAGATACTAAGGCCACTCAACCAGTTGATCTTCCCAGCAAATGGTCATGA
- the LOC120258061 gene encoding carbon catabolite repressor protein 4 homolog 4-like isoform X3 gives MLLRSLTFLPRLRVSAPQPCFTFICSVVCKSKMSGSSGQIFPRFIYLEDGGDITRCYKFRLVSYNILAQVYVKSSNFPGSPSSCLKWKIRSQAILTALKSFNADFLCIQELDEYDSFYKSNLESTGYSGIYIQRNGQKRDGCGIFYKPNCAKLVSMEEIYYNDLANSLNLESTDTSEREFSDKDNHSDHGDLNDPRIRLKRDCVGLLAAFKLNDPSHHLVIMANTHIYWDPELIDVKLAQVKYLLLRVAQFKEAVSDKYGCSPSVIIAGDFNSTPGDKSF, from the exons TTTTACTTTCATTTGCAGTGTGGTGTGTAAGAGCAAAATGAGTGGATCATCAGGACAAATTTTCCCTAGGTTCATTTATCTGGAAGATGGAGGGGACATCACAAGAT GTTACAAATTCCGCCTTGTCTCATATAATATTTTAGCGCAG GTATATGTGAAGAGCTCCAATTTTCCAGGCTCTCCATCTTCTTGTCTCAA GTGGAAAATTCGTTCACAAGCTATTTTGACTGCCTTGAAGAGCTTTAATGCTGATTTCCTCTGCATACAG GAGTTAGATGAATATGACAGCTTCTACAAAAGCAACTTAGAGAGCACTGGATATTCAGGCATTTATATTCAGAGGAATGGGCAAAAACGTGATGGATGTGGAATTTTCTACAAGCCTAATTG TGCCAAATTGGTCTCCATGGAAGAAATATATTACAACGATCTTGCAAACTCTTTGAACTTGGAGTCGACGGACACATCAGAAAGAG AATTTTCAGACAAGGACAATCATAGTGACCATGGAGATCTTAATGATCCACGTATTAGGCTTAAACGTGACTGTGTGGGTTTACTAGCAGCGTTCAAGCTTAATGATCCTTCTCATCATCTGGTCATCATGGCAAACACTCACATTTATTG GGACCCAGAATTAATTGATGTTAAGCTTGCACAAGTGAAGTATCTTCTACTGAGGGTTGCTCAGTTTAAGGAAGCTGTATCAGATAAATATGGTTGCTCCCCCTCTGTCATTATTGCTGGTGATTTTAACTCAACCCCTGGGGATAAG TCATTTTAG
- the LOC120258061 gene encoding carbon catabolite repressor protein 4 homolog 4-like isoform X2 — MLLRSLTFLPRLRVSAPQPCVVCKSKMSGSSGQIFPRFIYLEDGGDITRCYKFRLVSYNILAQVYVKSSNFPGSPSSCLKWKIRSQAILTALKSFNADFLCIQELDEYDSFYKSNLESTGYSGIYIQRNGQKRDGCGIFYKPNCAKLVSMEEIYYNDLANSLNLESTDTSEREFSDKDNHSDHGDLNDPRIRLKRDCVGLLAAFKLNDPSHHLVIMANTHIYWDPELIDVKLAQVKYLLLRVAQFKEAVSDKYGCSPSVIIAGDFNSTPGDKVYEYMISASTIQLHSLYGCNGGEPPFTNCTTGFTGTLDYIFISNTNSLKPISLLQLPGPGSPDVIGGLPNHQHPSDHLPIGGDFEVLSYSNCSTSKPLEEPLPEINKLKLDNGQ; from the exons TGTGGTGTGTAAGAGCAAAATGAGTGGATCATCAGGACAAATTTTCCCTAGGTTCATTTATCTGGAAGATGGAGGGGACATCACAAGAT GTTACAAATTCCGCCTTGTCTCATATAATATTTTAGCGCAG GTATATGTGAAGAGCTCCAATTTTCCAGGCTCTCCATCTTCTTGTCTCAA GTGGAAAATTCGTTCACAAGCTATTTTGACTGCCTTGAAGAGCTTTAATGCTGATTTCCTCTGCATACAG GAGTTAGATGAATATGACAGCTTCTACAAAAGCAACTTAGAGAGCACTGGATATTCAGGCATTTATATTCAGAGGAATGGGCAAAAACGTGATGGATGTGGAATTTTCTACAAGCCTAATTG TGCCAAATTGGTCTCCATGGAAGAAATATATTACAACGATCTTGCAAACTCTTTGAACTTGGAGTCGACGGACACATCAGAAAGAG AATTTTCAGACAAGGACAATCATAGTGACCATGGAGATCTTAATGATCCACGTATTAGGCTTAAACGTGACTGTGTGGGTTTACTAGCAGCGTTCAAGCTTAATGATCCTTCTCATCATCTGGTCATCATGGCAAACACTCACATTTATTG GGACCCAGAATTAATTGATGTTAAGCTTGCACAAGTGAAGTATCTTCTACTGAGGGTTGCTCAGTTTAAGGAAGCTGTATCAGATAAATATGGTTGCTCCCCCTCTGTCATTATTGCTGGTGATTTTAACTCAACCCCTGGGGATAAG GTTTATGAGTACATGATATCAGCATCCACTATTCAGCTGCACAGTCTCTATGGGTGTAATGGCGGAGAGCCTCCATTTACAAACTGCACTACTGGCTTCACAGGGACGCTGGACTACATATTCATATCAAACACCAACTCCTTGAAACCGATCAGCCTTCTCCAACTTCCAGGACCTGGATCACCTGATGTTATTGGCGGGCTGCCCAACCACCAACACCCCAGTGACCATCTACCAATTGGCGGAGATTTTGAAGTTCTCAGTTATTCAAACTGTTCAACATCCAAGCCATTGGAAGAACCTCTTCCTGAAATTAATAAGCTGAAACTTGACAATGGACAGTAG
- the LOC120258061 gene encoding carbon catabolite repressor protein 4 homolog 4-like isoform X1, with amino-acid sequence MLLRSLTFLPRLRVSAPQPCFTFICSVVCKSKMSGSSGQIFPRFIYLEDGGDITRCYKFRLVSYNILAQVYVKSSNFPGSPSSCLKWKIRSQAILTALKSFNADFLCIQELDEYDSFYKSNLESTGYSGIYIQRNGQKRDGCGIFYKPNCAKLVSMEEIYYNDLANSLNLESTDTSEREFSDKDNHSDHGDLNDPRIRLKRDCVGLLAAFKLNDPSHHLVIMANTHIYWDPELIDVKLAQVKYLLLRVAQFKEAVSDKYGCSPSVIIAGDFNSTPGDKVYEYMISASTIQLHSLYGCNGGEPPFTNCTTGFTGTLDYIFISNTNSLKPISLLQLPGPGSPDVIGGLPNHQHPSDHLPIGGDFEVLSYSNCSTSKPLEEPLPEINKLKLDNGQ; translated from the exons TTTTACTTTCATTTGCAGTGTGGTGTGTAAGAGCAAAATGAGTGGATCATCAGGACAAATTTTCCCTAGGTTCATTTATCTGGAAGATGGAGGGGACATCACAAGAT GTTACAAATTCCGCCTTGTCTCATATAATATTTTAGCGCAG GTATATGTGAAGAGCTCCAATTTTCCAGGCTCTCCATCTTCTTGTCTCAA GTGGAAAATTCGTTCACAAGCTATTTTGACTGCCTTGAAGAGCTTTAATGCTGATTTCCTCTGCATACAG GAGTTAGATGAATATGACAGCTTCTACAAAAGCAACTTAGAGAGCACTGGATATTCAGGCATTTATATTCAGAGGAATGGGCAAAAACGTGATGGATGTGGAATTTTCTACAAGCCTAATTG TGCCAAATTGGTCTCCATGGAAGAAATATATTACAACGATCTTGCAAACTCTTTGAACTTGGAGTCGACGGACACATCAGAAAGAG AATTTTCAGACAAGGACAATCATAGTGACCATGGAGATCTTAATGATCCACGTATTAGGCTTAAACGTGACTGTGTGGGTTTACTAGCAGCGTTCAAGCTTAATGATCCTTCTCATCATCTGGTCATCATGGCAAACACTCACATTTATTG GGACCCAGAATTAATTGATGTTAAGCTTGCACAAGTGAAGTATCTTCTACTGAGGGTTGCTCAGTTTAAGGAAGCTGTATCAGATAAATATGGTTGCTCCCCCTCTGTCATTATTGCTGGTGATTTTAACTCAACCCCTGGGGATAAG GTTTATGAGTACATGATATCAGCATCCACTATTCAGCTGCACAGTCTCTATGGGTGTAATGGCGGAGAGCCTCCATTTACAAACTGCACTACTGGCTTCACAGGGACGCTGGACTACATATTCATATCAAACACCAACTCCTTGAAACCGATCAGCCTTCTCCAACTTCCAGGACCTGGATCACCTGATGTTATTGGCGGGCTGCCCAACCACCAACACCCCAGTGACCATCTACCAATTGGCGGAGATTTTGAAGTTCTCAGTTATTCAAACTGTTCAACATCCAAGCCATTGGAAGAACCTCTTCCTGAAATTAATAAGCTGAAACTTGACAATGGACAGTAG